In Streptomyces sp. Li-HN-5-11, the sequence ACGCCATCCGGGCCGCTGCCACCGCCGCGCGCGTTGCCGGACCGGAGATCGACGGCCGGGCCCACAGCTTCGTCTTCGGCCGTCAGCTCGATGTCCGTCCGATCCGTTCCGCCGACTTCGACGGCGGCCAGGAGCTGACCGAGCGAGCCGTAGCGGCGTACATCGCCAAGTACGCCACCAAGGGTGCGGAGACGGCGACCGGCACCCTCGACCGCCCGATCCGCTTCCTTGCCGAACTGGCGCAAGCCCGGATCACGGACCACGCCCGGCGCATGATCCGCACCGCGTGGACTCTCGGGGCACGTTCCGAGTTGGCAGACCTCCGGCTTCGGGCCTGGGCACACATGCTCGGTTTCCGCGGCCACTTTTCCACCAAGTCCCGCCGCTACTCCACCACCCTCGGCGCCCTCCGTGACGCCCGTGCCGAGTGGCGCCGGGCTCAAGCCACACCAGCTGTCCCGCAGGACGGCGAAACCACGCTCGTCCTCGCCCACTGGGTCTTCGCCGGAACGGGCCTGTCTCACGGCGAAACGTGGCTCGCCGCCTCACTCGAACCCGCCCCCGGAACGGAAGGAGAACCGACATGGACGCCTGCCGCGACGAGCTGATGACCGTTCGCCAGATTCTGGACGAGCTGGGTGGCGTTTCCCGGCGGACCTTCTACCGCTGGCGCGAGTTGGGTGAAGGCCCGGCCGCGTTCAAGCTGCCCAACGGTGAGCTTCGCGTCTGGCGCAGTGATTTCACCTCGTGGCTCCGACAGTTGGAGGCGGCCGCGTGAAGTCTCTCGACGTCAAGGTCTGGAGCGTACGCAAGCGGGACACCAAGACGCCCTCGTACGGGGTCCGCTGGTCCGTCGCGGGCAACGTCTTCTCGGATTCGTTCCGTACCAAGGCACTCGCGGATCACTACCGAGCGAAGCTCATGAGTGCCATGCGCAGCGGCGAAGAGTTCGACACGGAGACCGGTCTCCCGGCTTCGATGGAGCAGAAGAAGTCCCCGTTGAGCTGGTACGACTTCGCGCTCAAGTACCTCGCCATGAAATGGCCCCATGCTGCACCCAATACGCGAGACGGCATCAACGAATCCCTGACCAGCGTGACCATGGAACTACTCGAAGAGAGGGTGGGACGGCCGTCCGACGAGGAGATCCGTAGGGCATTGCGTAGCTGGGCCTTCGTGCTGCCGGGACCGAACGACCGGGAAGTGCCGGACAACGTCCAGAACGTTCTGCACTGGGTGGCAAAGGCGTCCAGGCCGCTCGCGGATCTCGCTGAACCGGCAACGGCGCGTGCGGTGCTCGACGGGCTGAAGCTGAAGCTGGACGGGACCGCGGCAGCCGCTGAGACCGTGCGACGTAAGCGACGGACCCTCGTCAACGCTGCGAACTACGCGGTCGACCTGGGGGAGCTGCGCGAGAATCCGATCACGGCCGTTCGCTGGCAGAAGCCCAAGGTTTCGAACCAGGTCGATCCTCGCGTCGTCGCCAACCCGGAGCAGGCCCGCAATCTCCTGGCTGCAGTGTCCTACGTGGGCGGCTACCAGCGTGCTCGCGGTCGGCGTCTCGTCGGGCTGTTCGCGGCGATGTACTTCGGCGGGCTGCGTCCTGCTGAGGCGGTCGGCCTGGTGGAGACTGACCTCGTCCTCCCCGAGGAAGGCTGGGGATCGGCGCTGCTCCATCGGACCCGTCCTTCGGTCGGCAAGCAGTGGACAGACTCGGGGGAGACCCACGACGACCGCGGGCTGAAGAATCGGCCGACTGAAGACGTTCGGCGTGTACCCATTCCGCCCCAGCTCATCGCGATGCTGCGCGATCACCTCGCTACGTTCGGCACGGCGGAAGACGGGCGGCTCTTCTTCAGCGAGAAGGGCTCGGTCGTCCCGTCCTCGACCTACTACCGCGTGTGGCAAGAAGCTCGCCTCCTGGCGCTCCCGCCGGCCGTCGCGGCCTCGCCGCTCGCGAGTCGGCCGTACGACCTTCGACACTCGGCGCTGTCGACGTGGCTCAATGCCGGAGTGGATCCCACCGAGGTTGCCGAGCGCGCTGGCAACAGCGTTGAGGTCCTGCTGACCCGCTACGCGAAGTGCCTTGACGGACGGCAGGACGTCGCCAACCGGCGTATCGAAGATCTGCTTCGCGAGTACGAGTGATATCGCCTGACCGTCTTCAAGGCCCCTGGTATCCGCCGACGGATATTAGGGGCCTTACTTGTTGGCGCTGCCCGTCAACGTGGTTCGGTGGCCTGGACGCGCTCTGAGGCGATTCGGCGCTCAATGTCTCTGCGTGCGCTGTTGAGCGCAGTGAGCATCCGCATGCGAGTCTGCTCGAACTCGGGGTCGACCTCGACGCCGAGGTCATGTCTCAGCGTGACCCTTAGCAGGAACACGCCATCCGACAACGGGCCACTGAACCATGCCTTCGCTCGCTGATACGCCTCGTCGAGGTTTGGGCTGCTCGGCAACTGCCTGACGACTGAGTACCCGACTTGGAGGCTCCCGTTAAGCGTCGAGGCCACATGCAGGACATCCTTCGCGAGAGCCATCTGCGCCTGGGAGTACTGGTCGGCCCAGGCATCCTTGGCGGAGTCGAGGACTGCGGGGTCGATCGTTTCACCGCGCTCGGCCGCGTGGACAGCGTCTCGGGCGGCGATCCGGTAGGCGCGAGCCGTGGTGTTCAGTTGGGCGTAAAGATCGCGCTTAGCCTGCTGCGCTTGCGCATGGCGCTCTTGCTCCCGCTCGCGATCCGCGCGCTCGTTCTGCTCCCTGTTGGCGCGTTGGCTGAGCACTGCTCCACCCAAAGTGCCGCCCAGCGTTCCTCCGACGCTGATGAGTGCGACGGCAAGCGTGGTCACATCCACGAGATCCCCCAACTCGTCCGTTGTCTACTCACAGGCGGCGACCGAATGCAGTACGACAGCCGCCGTAGCCATGCTCACGCGTCTCAGCCTCGGCATGGTTCGGGACCGGGACGACGATGCGGTTCATGCGTTCCAGCGGGCGGTGACTGCTTCCGCGACGCTGAAGACCTCATCGCACTCGGCGCATTGGGCTTTGCCGAAAACGTAAGTCAACTTATGCGCGACATCGGTCTGGCCGTCGGCGAGCGCGCGACTGTGGAGTCTTTGGGCCAGCCCCTCCAAGGCTGAGGCATCCGCAGGCTGCAGCGGTAGCTTCTTTGCCGCGGTGTCGTCCATGTACATGCTGTCCGTGGTCGAAAAGATGCCGTACTCGCCGAAGGCTATGAAGTTCTCCGTACTGCATGCGGGACAGGGGACTTCGTACTCGTCGTCGTTCAGTCCGTCGAGCTGTTCGCTCCAGATTTCGACCCCCTCGAAGCCGAGGAGTGCGGCGAGAAGGTAGACGTAAGTGCCGGGGTCGTCAGCGAGGGCCGGATCTCGAAGGGCCTCCTCGGTCAGTTGCGCCAGGTCGGACATGTCCGAGGCGTAGGCCACGTGGGGATCTTGCTCGCAGTGAGGCTGATCAGTGCTGGCCGCGATGGCGCCGGCCAGTACGAGTGGCATCTGCCTGTCCGCGGGTGACCACTGGCGTGCCATGTCCCGCAGGATTGGCAAGGCCGCGTGGCTTGCTGAGTAGACGGTGCCCTGATGGCACAGACGGGACCAAAGTTCGGTCCAGCCTGAATCCCTTGGTGCCGGGCTCACTGCGTCGAGCAGGCCGGGAACGTCTTCTGCCGTGCCGTAGGCGTGGTGGAGCTGGGACCAGTCCGTCATGACAGCGATCTAAGCAGTCGGATGCCGCGGACTTCACGGCTGGGGCCGCGCCAGTTGCCCGGTCCGTGAGGTGAGCCAAGCCCGGCGCCAGAAGGGGGCAGCGACCTGCGACGATGCCCCAAGATCCCGTCCACGTCTCGTCCACAGACCCCGACACACGCCCGCTCCGGGCGGCATACGCCTGCACAAACGCGAAGACCCCGACCGCAGCGTTTCCGCTGGTGACGGGGTCTTTGGGCACCTCATGCTGGGTGCCCCCGGCAGGATTCGAACCTGCGCACACGGCTCCGGAGGCCGTTGCTCTATCCCCTGAGCTACGGGGGCGTGTCGGGCGGGCTGTGTGGGCCCCGCGACGGGTAGAACACTACCAGCTCCCCCGGGGTGGTCATGAACGTTTTCTGGCGGGGCGGGGGCGCTCGTGGGGGTGGAAGTGGGGAAAACCCGGACGCGATGGCCGGGGGCGACCTACTCTCGAGTTGTGCCAGGCGCTTCGGGCCGGGTGCTTGTTGTGGACGACAACAAGGTCATCCGGCAGCTGATCAGGGTCAATCTCGAGCTCGAGGGCATCGAGGTCGTGACCGCGGCCGACGGTGCCGAGTGTCTGGATGTCGTGCACCAGGTGCGGCCCGATGCCGTCACGCTCGATGTCGTCATGCCCCGGCTGGACGGGCTGCGGACCGCCGAGTTGTTGCGCGCCGATCCCCGTACGCGTGATCTGCCGCTCGCCATCGTCAGTGCCTGTACTCAGTACGAGGTCGAGGCCGGGCTCGGTGTCGGTGTCGACGCCTTCCTCGCCAAGCCCTTCGAGCCGTCGGAACTCGTGAGCATGGTGAGGCAGCTGATCGATGGTCGGGCACGGGACGACGCGGGTCAGGCCCGCGGTGCCGGTCAGGTACGCGGTGCCGGTGCCGGTGCCGGTTCTCTTGGTGCTGAGGAGGCCGAGAAGGCCGGGGCCTAGTAGCCCGTGTGCAGCAGCTGCGGCCGCTGTCCGTCTTCTCTCCTGGTCGCCGGTGCCGTCCACATCCCGGGAAGCTGCCCTGACCGGCTCGCCTACCCACCCCCCTCCTCCCCTACGCTTGTCCCCGTGACCCCCGTCGAGCTCTCCCGTACCGTGCTGCGCGCGGTGCGTCGCGCTGTCGACGTGGGGGAGCTGCGCGTGAGCGTTCCGGAGCGGGTCGTGGTGGCCCCTCCCGGGGCCGGTGGCTGCGGTGACTACGCCACCAACATCGCCCTCCAGCTCGCCCGGCCGGCCGGGATGCCTCCCCAGCGGGTCGCCGAGGTGCTGAGAGAGCAACTCCTCGCGCTTCGCCGCCCCGACGGCATCGACGACGTCGTCGTCACCGGGCCCGGGTTTCTCAACATCCGTCTTCGTGACGCCGGCGGTGCGTCCGCCGCGCTCGTCGAGGAGATCCTGCGGTGCGGGGCCCGGTACGGGTACGCCGCGCAGCCCAGCGGGCAGGTCGTCCAGCTGCACTGTCCGTGTGAAGTGCGGGCCGTCGTCGTCGCCGACACCGTGGCCCGTCTCCTCCGGGCCCAGGGCACTCTCGTCCGTACCAGTTGTGAGCGTCCGCCGCCGCCCGAGTGGGAGCATGTGCTCGGGGCCCGTCCCG encodes:
- a CDS encoding response regulator, translated to MGKTRTRWPGATYSRVVPGASGRVLVVDDNKVIRQLIRVNLELEGIEVVTAADGAECLDVVHQVRPDAVTLDVVMPRLDGLRTAELLRADPRTRDLPLAIVSACTQYEVEAGLGVGVDAFLAKPFEPSELVSMVRQLIDGRARDDAGQARGAGQVRGAGAGAGSLGAEEAEKAGA
- a CDS encoding site-specific integrase, translating into MKSLDVKVWSVRKRDTKTPSYGVRWSVAGNVFSDSFRTKALADHYRAKLMSAMRSGEEFDTETGLPASMEQKKSPLSWYDFALKYLAMKWPHAAPNTRDGINESLTSVTMELLEERVGRPSDEEIRRALRSWAFVLPGPNDREVPDNVQNVLHWVAKASRPLADLAEPATARAVLDGLKLKLDGTAAAAETVRRKRRTLVNAANYAVDLGELRENPITAVRWQKPKVSNQVDPRVVANPEQARNLLAAVSYVGGYQRARGRRLVGLFAAMYFGGLRPAEAVGLVETDLVLPEEGWGSALLHRTRPSVGKQWTDSGETHDDRGLKNRPTEDVRRVPIPPQLIAMLRDHLATFGTAEDGRLFFSEKGSVVPSSTYYRVWQEARLLALPPAVAASPLASRPYDLRHSALSTWLNAGVDPTEVAERAGNSVEVLLTRYAKCLDGRQDVANRRIEDLLREYE
- a CDS encoding helix-turn-helix domain-containing protein, giving the protein MDACRDELMTVRQILDELGGVSRRTFYRWRELGEGPAAFKLPNGELRVWRSDFTSWLRQLEAAA